In Dama dama isolate Ldn47 chromosome 20, ASM3311817v1, whole genome shotgun sequence, a single window of DNA contains:
- the DENND2D gene encoding DENN domain-containing protein 2D isoform X5 encodes MDGLGRRLRASLRLKRGRWGPPQDNVGEVVKEPERALEHYLPNFAGGQHFFEYLLVVSLKKKHSGEDYEPTIIYQFPKRENLLRGQQEEEERLLGAIPLFCFPDGNERAPLTECPRETFSFVLTNVDGSRKIGYCRRLLPAGRGPRLPRVYCIISCIGCFGLFSKILDEVEKRHQISMAIIYPFMQGLREATFPAPGKTVTLKSFIPDSGTEFISLTRPLDSHLEHVDFRSLMRCLSFEQILQIFASAVLERRIIFLAEGLSTLSQCIHATAALLYPFSWAHTYIPVVPESLLGTVCCPTPFMVGVQMRFRQEVLDSPMEEVLLVNLCEGTFLMSVGDEKDILPPKLQDDILESLGQGIKESRTSEQINEHVSRPFVQFFVKTVGHYASYIKREANGQGRFQERAFYKALTSKANRRFVKKFVKTQLFSLFIQEAEKSKNPPADYFQKKILEYEEQKKQKRPKEKTVK; translated from the exons AGAGCCTTGGAGCACTATCTACCCAACTTTGCTGGAGGCCAGCACTTCTTTGAATACCTCCTCGTGGTTTCTCTCAAAAAAAAGCACTCAGGGGAAGATTATGAGCCCACAATCATCTACCAGTTTCCCAAG CGAGAGAACTTGCTTCGGGGTCAACAAGAGGAGGAGGAGCGGCTGCTTGGAGCCATCCCCTTGTTCTGCTTCCCAGATGGGAACGAGCGGGCCCCACTGACTGAGTGTCCCAG GGAGACCTTCTCGTTCGTCCTGACCAACGTGGACGGGAGCAGGAAGATTGGATACTGCAGGCGCCTCTTG CCCGCCGGCCGTGGTCCTCGCCTCCCCAGGGTGTACTGCATCATCAGCTGCATTGGCTGCTTCGGCTTGTTCTCCAAG ATCCTGGATGAAGTGGAAAAGAGACATCAGATCTCCATGGCCATCATCTACCCATTCATGCAGGGCCTCCGAGAGGCAACCTTCCCCGCTCCTGGGAAGACTGTCACCCTCAAGAGCTTCATCCCTGACTCAGGCACTGAG TTCATTTCCCTGACGCGTCCCCTGGATTCCCACTTAGAGCACGTGGATTTTAGGTCTCTCATGCGTTGCCTCAGTTTTGAGCAGATCCTTCAGATCTTTGCCTCTGCAGTGCTGGAAAGAAGAATCATCTTCTTGGCAGAAGGTCTCAG CACCCTGTCTCAGTGCATCCACGCTACTGCCGCGCTGCTCTACCCCTTCAGCTGGGCCCACACCTACATCCCCGTGGTTCCCGAGAGCCTGCTGGGAACTGTCTGCTGCCCCACTCCCTTCATGGTTGGAGTCCAAATGCGCTTCCGGCAGGAGGTTTTGGACAGCCCCATGGAAGAG GTCCTGCTGGTGAATCTTTGTGAAGGAACCTTCCTAATGTCA GTtggtgatgaaaaagacatcctaCCACCCAAGCTTCAGGATGACATCTTAGAATCTCTTGGTCAGGGCATCAAGGAGTCACGGA CTTCTGAACAAATCAATGAGCACGTTTCAAGGCCTTTTGTGCAGTTCTTTGTCAAGACTGTGGGCCACTATGCTTCCTACATCAAGCGGGAGGCGAATGGGCAAGGCCGCTTCCAAGAACGGGCCTTCTATAAGGCTCTGACCTCTAAGGCCAACCGCCGGTTTGTGAAGAAATTTGTGAAGACCCAGCTCTTCTCCCTTTTCATCCAGGAAGCTGAAAAGAGCAAGAACCCTCCTGCAG attatttccaaaagaaaatacTTGAATATGAGGAacagaagaaacagaagagaccaAAGGAAAAGACTGTGAAGTAA
- the DENND2D gene encoding DENN domain-containing protein 2D isoform X3 yields the protein MPDRPKKMERQAGGGILSRFRKRLPLHRAGPPQDNVGEVVKEPERALEHYLPNFAGGQHFFEYLLVVSLKKKHSGEDYEPTIIYQFPKRENLLRGQQEEEERLLGAIPLFCFPDGNERAPLTECPRETFSFVLTNVDGSRKIGYCRRLLPAGRGPRLPRVYCIISCIGCFGLFSKILDEVEKRHQISMAIIYPFMQGLREATFPAPGKTVTLKSFIPDSGTEFISLTRPLDSHLEHVDFRSLMRCLSFEQILQIFASAVLERRIIFLAEGLSTLSQCIHATAALLYPFSWAHTYIPVVPESLLGTVCCPTPFMVGVQMRFRQEVLDSPMEEVLLVNLCEGTFLMSVGDEKDILPPKLQDDILESLGQGIKESRTSEQINEHVSRPFVQFFVKTVGHYASYIKREANGQGRFQERAFYKALTSKANRRFVKKFVKTQLFSLFIQEAEKSKNPPADYFQKKILEYEEQKKQKRPKEKTVK from the exons AGAGCCTTGGAGCACTATCTACCCAACTTTGCTGGAGGCCAGCACTTCTTTGAATACCTCCTCGTGGTTTCTCTCAAAAAAAAGCACTCAGGGGAAGATTATGAGCCCACAATCATCTACCAGTTTCCCAAG CGAGAGAACTTGCTTCGGGGTCAACAAGAGGAGGAGGAGCGGCTGCTTGGAGCCATCCCCTTGTTCTGCTTCCCAGATGGGAACGAGCGGGCCCCACTGACTGAGTGTCCCAG GGAGACCTTCTCGTTCGTCCTGACCAACGTGGACGGGAGCAGGAAGATTGGATACTGCAGGCGCCTCTTG CCCGCCGGCCGTGGTCCTCGCCTCCCCAGGGTGTACTGCATCATCAGCTGCATTGGCTGCTTCGGCTTGTTCTCCAAG ATCCTGGATGAAGTGGAAAAGAGACATCAGATCTCCATGGCCATCATCTACCCATTCATGCAGGGCCTCCGAGAGGCAACCTTCCCCGCTCCTGGGAAGACTGTCACCCTCAAGAGCTTCATCCCTGACTCAGGCACTGAG TTCATTTCCCTGACGCGTCCCCTGGATTCCCACTTAGAGCACGTGGATTTTAGGTCTCTCATGCGTTGCCTCAGTTTTGAGCAGATCCTTCAGATCTTTGCCTCTGCAGTGCTGGAAAGAAGAATCATCTTCTTGGCAGAAGGTCTCAG CACCCTGTCTCAGTGCATCCACGCTACTGCCGCGCTGCTCTACCCCTTCAGCTGGGCCCACACCTACATCCCCGTGGTTCCCGAGAGCCTGCTGGGAACTGTCTGCTGCCCCACTCCCTTCATGGTTGGAGTCCAAATGCGCTTCCGGCAGGAGGTTTTGGACAGCCCCATGGAAGAG GTCCTGCTGGTGAATCTTTGTGAAGGAACCTTCCTAATGTCA GTtggtgatgaaaaagacatcctaCCACCCAAGCTTCAGGATGACATCTTAGAATCTCTTGGTCAGGGCATCAAGGAGTCACGGA CTTCTGAACAAATCAATGAGCACGTTTCAAGGCCTTTTGTGCAGTTCTTTGTCAAGACTGTGGGCCACTATGCTTCCTACATCAAGCGGGAGGCGAATGGGCAAGGCCGCTTCCAAGAACGGGCCTTCTATAAGGCTCTGACCTCTAAGGCCAACCGCCGGTTTGTGAAGAAATTTGTGAAGACCCAGCTCTTCTCCCTTTTCATCCAGGAAGCTGAAAAGAGCAAGAACCCTCCTGCAG attatttccaaaagaaaatacTTGAATATGAGGAacagaagaaacagaagagaccaAAGGAAAAGACTGTGAAGTAA
- the DENND2D gene encoding DENN domain-containing protein 2D isoform X4: METALPYLEDSVWLGCIESLLETEPAGPPQDNVGEVVKEPERALEHYLPNFAGGQHFFEYLLVVSLKKKHSGEDYEPTIIYQFPKRENLLRGQQEEEERLLGAIPLFCFPDGNERAPLTECPRETFSFVLTNVDGSRKIGYCRRLLPAGRGPRLPRVYCIISCIGCFGLFSKILDEVEKRHQISMAIIYPFMQGLREATFPAPGKTVTLKSFIPDSGTEFISLTRPLDSHLEHVDFRSLMRCLSFEQILQIFASAVLERRIIFLAEGLSTLSQCIHATAALLYPFSWAHTYIPVVPESLLGTVCCPTPFMVGVQMRFRQEVLDSPMEEVLLVNLCEGTFLMSVGDEKDILPPKLQDDILESLGQGIKESRTSEQINEHVSRPFVQFFVKTVGHYASYIKREANGQGRFQERAFYKALTSKANRRFVKKFVKTQLFSLFIQEAEKSKNPPADYFQKKILEYEEQKKQKRPKEKTVK, encoded by the exons AGAGCCTTGGAGCACTATCTACCCAACTTTGCTGGAGGCCAGCACTTCTTTGAATACCTCCTCGTGGTTTCTCTCAAAAAAAAGCACTCAGGGGAAGATTATGAGCCCACAATCATCTACCAGTTTCCCAAG CGAGAGAACTTGCTTCGGGGTCAACAAGAGGAGGAGGAGCGGCTGCTTGGAGCCATCCCCTTGTTCTGCTTCCCAGATGGGAACGAGCGGGCCCCACTGACTGAGTGTCCCAG GGAGACCTTCTCGTTCGTCCTGACCAACGTGGACGGGAGCAGGAAGATTGGATACTGCAGGCGCCTCTTG CCCGCCGGCCGTGGTCCTCGCCTCCCCAGGGTGTACTGCATCATCAGCTGCATTGGCTGCTTCGGCTTGTTCTCCAAG ATCCTGGATGAAGTGGAAAAGAGACATCAGATCTCCATGGCCATCATCTACCCATTCATGCAGGGCCTCCGAGAGGCAACCTTCCCCGCTCCTGGGAAGACTGTCACCCTCAAGAGCTTCATCCCTGACTCAGGCACTGAG TTCATTTCCCTGACGCGTCCCCTGGATTCCCACTTAGAGCACGTGGATTTTAGGTCTCTCATGCGTTGCCTCAGTTTTGAGCAGATCCTTCAGATCTTTGCCTCTGCAGTGCTGGAAAGAAGAATCATCTTCTTGGCAGAAGGTCTCAG CACCCTGTCTCAGTGCATCCACGCTACTGCCGCGCTGCTCTACCCCTTCAGCTGGGCCCACACCTACATCCCCGTGGTTCCCGAGAGCCTGCTGGGAACTGTCTGCTGCCCCACTCCCTTCATGGTTGGAGTCCAAATGCGCTTCCGGCAGGAGGTTTTGGACAGCCCCATGGAAGAG GTCCTGCTGGTGAATCTTTGTGAAGGAACCTTCCTAATGTCA GTtggtgatgaaaaagacatcctaCCACCCAAGCTTCAGGATGACATCTTAGAATCTCTTGGTCAGGGCATCAAGGAGTCACGGA CTTCTGAACAAATCAATGAGCACGTTTCAAGGCCTTTTGTGCAGTTCTTTGTCAAGACTGTGGGCCACTATGCTTCCTACATCAAGCGGGAGGCGAATGGGCAAGGCCGCTTCCAAGAACGGGCCTTCTATAAGGCTCTGACCTCTAAGGCCAACCGCCGGTTTGTGAAGAAATTTGTGAAGACCCAGCTCTTCTCCCTTTTCATCCAGGAAGCTGAAAAGAGCAAGAACCCTCCTGCAG attatttccaaaagaaaatacTTGAATATGAGGAacagaagaaacagaagagaccaAAGGAAAAGACTGTGAAGTAA